One window from the genome of Candidatus Binataceae bacterium encodes:
- a CDS encoding DUF262 domain-containing protein encodes MSQATREIDAKGRTIRELLGGRKYSIDYYQREYKWQQKQVSELLEDLAGKFLESYEEGHERSAVAEYGHYFLGSVIISDKDGRKFIIDGQQRLTTLTLLLIHLHHRLQDPAQKGQIADLIFSQKYGKRSFNLDIPERVTCMEALYAGQGFPDADPPESVANILGRYSNIEELFPEKLTGPVLPYFADWLIENVHLVEITAYSDDDAYAIFETMNDRGLSLTPAEMLKGYLLTNIFDVEQRTRASLVWKDRVQALAELGKDEDADGIKSWLRSQYADSIRER; translated from the coding sequence ATGTCCCAAGCCACTAGAGAGATCGATGCTAAAGGTCGCACCATCCGCGAACTTCTCGGCGGACGCAAATACTCGATTGACTACTATCAGCGCGAGTACAAGTGGCAGCAAAAGCAGGTGTCCGAGCTGCTGGAAGACCTCGCGGGAAAGTTTCTCGAATCGTACGAGGAAGGGCATGAGCGCAGCGCCGTCGCGGAGTACGGCCACTATTTTCTTGGATCGGTCATCATAAGCGACAAGGATGGACGCAAATTTATTATTGATGGCCAGCAACGGCTCACCACCCTCACCCTGCTGCTGATACATCTGCACCATCGTCTTCAGGACCCCGCGCAGAAGGGCCAGATTGCAGACCTGATTTTTTCCCAGAAGTACGGCAAGCGCTCCTTTAACCTCGACATCCCCGAGCGCGTCACATGCATGGAAGCGCTATACGCCGGCCAAGGTTTCCCCGACGCCGATCCGCCCGAATCCGTCGCGAACATTCTTGGTCGCTACAGCAACATCGAGGAACTATTCCCCGAGAAACTCACTGGGCCGGTGCTTCCTTATTTTGCCGACTGGCTAATCGAGAATGTCCATCTGGTCGAGATTACCGCCTATTCCGACGATGACGCCTACGCGATTTTCGAGACGATGAACGACCGGGGGCTCTCGCTTACGCCAGCAGAGATGCTTAAGGGGTACTTGCTCACCAACATCTTTGACGTGGAGCAGCGGACTCGGGCAAGTCTTGTTTGGAAGGACCGCGTACAGGCACTCGCCGAACTTGGCAAAGATGAAGACGCTGACGGGATCAAGTCATGGTTGCGCAGCCAGTACGCCGATAGCATTCGCGAGCGCAA
- the fsa gene encoding fructose-6-phosphate aldolase: MKFFLDSADLGEIREAVGWGLVDGITTNPSLLAKSGRAYAELLCEICDLVDGPVSAEVVATQAAEMLEEGQKLARLHRNIVVKCPVTVEGLKAAKALGQRAIRVNVTLVFSPLQALAAAKCGAAFVSPFAGRLDDIGQDGMGMVEQIVRIYANYHFPTEVLVASLRSPNHVLRAAQVGAHVATLPFAVMRQMLHHPLTDSGLERFLTDWRKTKQTI; the protein is encoded by the coding sequence ATGAAGTTTTTCCTGGATTCCGCCGACCTGGGGGAGATTCGCGAGGCAGTGGGGTGGGGGCTGGTCGACGGGATCACCACCAACCCCAGCCTGTTAGCCAAAAGCGGGCGAGCTTATGCCGAACTCTTGTGCGAAATCTGTGACCTGGTCGACGGGCCGGTGAGCGCGGAGGTGGTAGCTACCCAGGCGGCCGAGATGCTGGAGGAAGGACAGAAGCTGGCCCGCCTCCATCGCAATATCGTGGTCAAATGCCCAGTCACGGTGGAAGGACTCAAGGCTGCCAAGGCGCTTGGCCAGCGCGCAATTCGAGTCAACGTGACCCTGGTTTTCTCACCCCTACAAGCTCTGGCCGCAGCCAAATGCGGCGCCGCTTTCGTCTCGCCTTTTGCCGGGCGGCTGGATGATATCGGCCAGGATGGGATGGGGATGGTGGAGCAGATCGTGCGGATCTACGCCAATTATCATTTCCCCACCGAGGTCCTGGTGGCCTCGCTGCGCAGTCCCAATCACGTCTTACGCGCAGCTCAGGTCGGTGCTCACGTCGCTACCTTACCCTTCGCGGTGATGAGGCAGATGCTACACCATCCTCTGACTGACTCCGGCCTGGAGCGCTTTCTGACCGATTGGCGCAAGACCAAGCAGACCATCTGA